In the genome of Candidatus Rokuibacteriota bacterium, the window GTTCCGGCCCTGCAGGCCCTGGGCGCCGCCTATCGCGGGAAGTCCTTCTTCGGGGATGCGCTGCGGGAGCTGCAGCGGGCCCTCAGGCTCGAGCCGGACTCGCTCCCGGTCAGGGCCGAGCTGGGACAGGTCTTCCTCGCGGTCGAGGCGTGGGATGAGGCCGAAACCCAGGGCAAGGCCGTGCTCGAGAAGGAGCCCGGAAACGCCTACGGGATGTTCCTGGTGGGCGCGGCCCACAGCGGCAGGGGGGAGCCGAAGAAGGGGATAGAGCTCCTGTCCCGCGCCGCCGAACTGGCTCCCGCGGTCCCTGAAATCCAGAGCGCGTACGGCGAGGCCCTCGCGGCGCTGGGTCGGCCGGAGGAAGCCGAGAAAGCCTATCAGGCGGCGGTGGCCCTGAGGCCGCGACATGCCGATGCGCTCATCGGCCTGGCGAGCCTCCTGCTTCGCCAGAAGAAGATGGAGGCAGCAGCACAGGCGCTGGCCCGGGCAAAGGCGGCCGATCCCGGGAGCACCAAGGTGAGGATCGCCCTGAGCACTCTCCTCGGCGCCCAGGGCCGGTTCCCCGAGGCGATCAAGGAGCTGGAGGATCTTCCGCCCCAGAGCTGGTCCCCGCGCTACCTCCTGACACTGGGTAGCTTCTACGTCAGGGCCGGCCGTTTCGCAGACGCGATCTCGCCCCTCCGCTCCCTGGTGGATCGCTTCCCCGACCTGCTCATCGCCCGGCACCTGCTCGGTCATGCGGCCCTGCGGGCCGAGAGGATTGACGAGGCGCTGGCGCAGTTCCAGGAAATCGTCAGGCAGGCGCCGGCTCTGGCGCAGGGGCGGTACAGCCTGGCCCTGGCGCATCTCGCGGCCGGCCGGCCGGTGGAGGCCCTGAAGGAGCTCGAGGCGGTCGCGAAGCCCCTGGGGAGGTACCCCGAGTATCACGTCCAGGTGGGGCGGGCCGCCCTCATGCTGGGCCGGTGGGACGAGGCGATCAGGGCCGCTGACAGCGCCAGGCGCCTGGCTCCGGGAAGCCCGCAGCCCTGGGGACTACTCGGCCAGATCCACGCGGCCCGGAGCGATCCCGCCAAGTCCCAGGCGATGTACGCGAAGGCCCTGGACCTGGACCCCGACTTCGTCCCGGCGCACCTGGCTCTCGGCCGCCTTTTCTACCTTCAGCAGAAACCCGAGGCGGCGATCGCGGAATACGAGGCGGCCCTCAAGGTGGACCCGAGGAATCGCCCCGCCATCGCGTCAAAGATCGCGACGCTCATGAGCGCGGGCCGGGCCGATGAAGCCCTCGGGTTCCTCCGGTCGAAGCTCCAGGAGGACGCGCAGAACCCCCACCTCCTCACCATGCTGGGCAGCCTCCACCTCGTCAACAAGGAGGCGAAGCGGGCCGAGGAGGCCTATCAGCGGGCGCTCAAGGCCGACGAGAAGTTCATCCCCGCGCGCTTCCAGCTGGCCCGGCTCGCCGCGGGCTCGGGGAGGGCCCCCGAGGCCATCGGTCACCTGGAGCGGATCGTGGCGGAGCGGCCTGGCCATGTCCCCGCCGTGGGCATGCTGGTGGCGCTCAACATGCGCGACGGCCGATTCGACCGCGCGATCTCCGTACTCGAGGCGGCGGTGGAGGCGACCCGGGAACAGCCCGAGCTCGTCCTGCGGCTGGGCGAGGCCTATCTGAGGCATGGTCGCCACGACCAGGCCATCGCCAGGCTCTCGCCGATCGTGGCGTCGAGCCCCGGCCTGGTGGAAGCCCGACTGCTGCTGGGGCTGGCCTATCTGGAGAAACAGGTGCCGGTGGAGGCGCTGCGCCACTTCGAGCAGGTCCGGAAGCTGAACCCGAAGCTCGCCCTCAACCATTACTACCTCGGGCGGGCACTCCTGGCGCGTGGTGACGTGCCGGGCGCCATGAAGGCCTACCGGCAGGCGCTGCAAGTGGACTCCGGCCTCAGGCAGGTCCGGCTGGAGCTGGCGGGGCTGTCAGGCGAGAAGCCGGACGAGGCGCTGCTGGCCGGCCATGTCCAGGAGCTCCGGCGCGCGCTGGAGGCGGACCCGCGGAACGTGTCCACCCGGTACGCCTTCGCGCGGGCCCATCTCGCCCGTGGCGATCGCAAGGCGACGGAGGCCGAGCTCAGGCGGATCCTCGACGCCGCCCCGCTGTTCCAGCCCGCCAACATGCTCATGGCGCTGTTCCGGACGCTCGAGCGAAAGCCGGATGAGGCCGCCGAGCACCTCAAGGCGGTGCTCCGGGCGAATCCCGCTCACGTGCAGGCGAACCTGCTCCTGGGAGGCTATTACGAGCAGCGGGGGCAGCTCTCGCTGGCGATCCAGCACCTGGATGCCGCGCTCCGGGCAGGGCCGCCTCGCGACGACCTGAAGCTGCGCCTGGCCGACCTCTACGGTCAAGTCGGTCGCCTGGACGACGCCGTCGCCCGAGCGCAGGAGGTGGTGGCGGCGCGGCCCGGCCTTGCAGCGGCCCAGTACGTGCTGGGTGGCCTGCATCTGAAGCGGAACAGCTTGCCGCCGGCTGTGGAGGCCCTGAGCGCAGCGGCCCGTCTGGCGCCCACCAACGGCGTGACGCATCTCGCCTTGGCGGGGGCCTACGAGCGAGCCGGCGAGGTGGACAAGGCCCTGGCGGCCTACAAGCGCACCCAGGCCCTGATGCCGAGCGACCCGCGCCCCTACAACAACGCCGCGTGGCTCCTCGCGGTGCAGGGCAAGAACCTCGAGGAGGCGCTGGCGCTGGCACGGAAGGCCCATGAGATCACCCGCAGCGCGCCTGGCCTGGCCTCTGGCTTGCCGGGGGTCCTGGACACGCTGGGGTTCGTGCACTATCGCCGGGGAGAATACGCGCAGGCCGAGCCGCTCTTCCGGCAGGCCGCCGAGCTGGCCACGGACAGCGCCACCGTGCACTACCACCTCGGCCTCACCTATCACCGGCTCGGAC includes:
- a CDS encoding tetratricopeptide repeat protein, with protein sequence MARPRGMRLLHLLMLVLLVAGACSETPAVRKQRSLERGLRYQAEGKYSEAVIELRNALQIAPDFVPALQALGAAYRGKSFFGDALRELQRALRLEPDSLPVRAELGQVFLAVEAWDEAETQGKAVLEKEPGNAYGMFLVGAAHSGRGEPKKGIELLSRAAELAPAVPEIQSAYGEALAALGRPEEAEKAYQAAVALRPRHADALIGLASLLLRQKKMEAAAQALARAKAADPGSTKVRIALSTLLGAQGRFPEAIKELEDLPPQSWSPRYLLTLGSFYVRAGRFADAISPLRSLVDRFPDLLIARHLLGHAALRAERIDEALAQFQEIVRQAPALAQGRYSLALAHLAAGRPVEALKELEAVAKPLGRYPEYHVQVGRAALMLGRWDEAIRAADSARRLAPGSPQPWGLLGQIHAARSDPAKSQAMYAKALDLDPDFVPAHLALGRLFYLQQKPEAAIAEYEAALKVDPRNRPAIASKIATLMSAGRADEALGFLRSKLQEDAQNPHLLTMLGSLHLVNKEAKRAEEAYQRALKADEKFIPARFQLARLAAGSGRAPEAIGHLERIVAERPGHVPAVGMLVALNMRDGRFDRAISVLEAAVEATREQPELVLRLGEAYLRHGRHDQAIARLSPIVASSPGLVEARLLLGLAYLEKQVPVEALRHFEQVRKLNPKLALNHYYLGRALLARGDVPGAMKAYRQALQVDSGLRQVRLELAGLSGEKPDEALLAGHVQELRRALEADPRNVSTRYAFARAHLARGDRKATEAELRRILDAAPLFQPANMLMALFRTLERKPDEAAEHLKAVLRANPAHVQANLLLGGYYEQRGQLSLAIQHLDAALRAGPPRDDLKLRLADLYGQVGRLDDAVARAQEVVAARPGLAAAQYVLGGLHLKRNSLPPAVEALSAAARLAPTNGVTHLALAGAYERAGEVDKALAAYKRTQALMPSDPRPYNNAAWLLAVQGKNLEEALALARKAHEITRSAPGLASGLPGVLDTLGFVHYRRGEYAQAEPLFRQAAELATDSATVHYHLGLTYHRLGRKGEAATWLRRSLQRGAQFAEADQARQLLAELGG